The following DNA comes from Chitinophaga nivalis.
TATATGTAAAAGTACGCGGAAAAAAGTAAAAACAGAAAGCAGAATGCTGAGTGGTAATTCCATGAATTCGTATTCCGATTCAGCATTTCCAATTACCTTTGCAGCCGTGAGGAAAAAAAATGTTGTTTTAGAAAAAGTGCCTGTTACTGCCTATGCGGCGGAAGGCAAAGCCCTGGCCCGGCAAGACGGCAAAGTTATTTTTATTGAAGGCGGTGTAGTACCCGGCGATGTGGTAGACGTACGCCTCCATAAAAACAAAAAAGACTGGGCAGAAGGAAAAGTCGTAAACTTCCACGTCTACTCTGATAAAAGGGTGGCCCCTTTTTGCCACCACTTTGGCACCTGCGGCGGCTGTAAATGGCAGATGATGCCCTATAGCCTGCAGCTGGAATACAAACAACAACAGGTAGCAGATCACCTGCAACGTATCGGGAAACTGGTATTACCTGCCATGGATAACATCCTGGGATCCGCACATACGGAACATTACCGCAATAAACTGGAGTTTACTTTCAGCAATAAAGCTTACCTGACCAACGAAGAAATCAGGGAAAACAATGGAGAGATACCGGTAAAACCCGCACTGGGCTTTCACGTACCCAAACTGTTTGATAAAGTACTGGATATTAATACCTGTTACCTCATGCAGGAACCGGTAAACCTGATCCGCAATACGATCCGGGATTATGCCATTGCTCATGACCTGACTTTCTACGATATCCGTCAACAGGAAGGCTGGCTGCGCAACCTGGTGGTACGCCTTTGCACAACCGGGGAAATTATGGTCAACCTGGTTATACACCACGAAGACAAAGCCAACAGAATTGCCCTGCTGGACCATCTGTTGCAAACAGTACCCGCTATTACTACCATCGTGTATACGATCAACCCCAAAAAGAACGATTCCATTTTCGATCTGGAACCAGTAACCTATTTTGGAAAAGGGTATGCAGAAGAGAAACTGGAAGATTTTGTATTTAAAATAGGCCCGAAATCCTTTTTCCAGACCAACACTTATCAGGGAGAAGTGTTATACAAGGTAACCCGGGATTTTGCGGGGCTCACCGGTTCGGAAATTGTATATGATTTATATTGTGGTACCGGCAGTATCGGCATTTTTGTATCCCGCAATGCACGCAAAGTAGTGGGTATAGAGCTGATTAAAGAGGCCATTGACGATGCAAAGGAAAACGCAGCCCGTAACAATGTTACCAATGCCGAATTTTTTGCAGGGGATGTAGTCGATATTTGTGATGATGCCTTTTTCGCGCATCACGGACAACCGGATGTGATCATTACTGATCCACCACGGGCTGGCATGCACGAAAAACTGGTGAACAAACTGCTGGAAATTGCCGCCCCAAAAATTGTATATGTAAGCTGTAACCCGGCAACACAGGCCAGAGACCTGGCATTGCTGGATGCACTTTATACCGTGGAAAAAGTACAACCGGTGGACATGTTTCCGCACACACATCATATAGAAAATGTGGTGCTGCTGAAAAAACGAGCTAATAATTAAGCAAACAATGAGCAACTACAGGCCCGGAGGATTCCATTTTTCATTACCCCTGGTGATCAAGAATCTTATGATCATTAACGGATTGGTGTGGCTGATACAAATGACGCTGCTACACCGGTACGGCTATGATATGAATGATCATTTTGCCCTCCATTATTGGGGTTCCAGTGCTTTCAGGCCTTATCAGTTTATTACGCATTTCTTCATGCACTCTACCAGTAATCCCTGGCACCTGATCATGAACATGCTGATTCTTTGGATATCCGGCGCAACACTGGAAAATCATTGGGGACCCAAACGGTTCCTGGTCTTTTACCTTATCTGCGGACTGGGTGCAGCCTTGTGTTACATGGGGGTGCTTACCTACGAAAATATCACGCTAACGAAATATGCCAATGCGTTTCTGCATGATCCTACCTACAGTAACTTTGTTGCATTGGACAACAAGTTTTCCCTGTCGGACGGCTCTACAAGCCTCAGTGGACTAAAGGACGTATTATCGCATGATCCTAATAATGATGCGGCGATCGGCATTGCCAAAGTATATGTGCAACAGTATGTGCATCAATACAGCAACACCGTAGTGGTGGGCGCATCAGGAGCTATTTACGGCATCCTGTTTGCCTTTGGGTACCTGTTTCCGAATAATATTGTTTTCTATTCCTTTTTCTTTCCTGTTAAGGCCAAATTCTTCGCGGGCTTCATGATTATCTCTGAAATATGGGCGGGTATTCAAAACGCGCCGGATGATAATGTAGCTCACTTCGCCCATCTGGGCGGCGTACTGTTTGCCTACCTGCTGATCAAAGCATGGAACAGGACACATCGAAAGGATTTTTCTTAACACGACTGTTATAAGCCGTAATTTTGTATTGAAAATATTTGTACCATGCATGCGTTGGAAAAAGAGAAACTACCTCGCCTCTCTTTAGGAGAAGGAAGAAATATGGTGACACAATTACTGGTGGTGAACCTGACGGTTTTTATTTTCCTGTTTTTCACCCTTGTTATTTACAAGATGGAACAAGTAGGAGAACCGCGTTTTTACCAGGATATTATGACCTGGCTCCGGCTCCCCGGCAGTTTATCATTGTTCCTGTCGCGCCCCTGGACTCTTGTCACCTCCCTGTTTACCCACATGGGCGTATGGCTGGTATTTTCCAATATGGTCTGGCTGTGGTGCTTTGGTACATTCATGCAGCACCTGGCTGGTTATCAGCGTATTTTACCTTTGTATCTTTTTGGTGGCATCTGCGGTAACCTCTTTTATCTGGCTGCCATGCAGCTGATTCCCGGCTTTCATGCCCAGGCTGCCAATGCCCATACCATGGGCGCTGCCGGTAGTATTATGGCATTAGCCATTGGCGTTACCACGGTAGCACCCCGTTTCCGCATTTTCCCCCTGATGGCTGGAGGTATTGCCCTTTGGGTAATTACCCTGGTATTTACCGGGTTGGCAATAGGTACCTTACTGTCTTCTTCTAATGGCATTACCCAGCTGCCGATACTGGCAGGTGGCGCATTAGCCGGATGGATATATATGCAGCAATGGAAAAAAGGCAACGACTGGGGCGCCGGATTCAACAGAATCGTCTTTAAATTAACCCACGTATTTCACCCGGCTGCGCAGCGGGTCGATCCGGAGGATATTAAAAAAAACCTTCAGTCTGACTCTCCCCTCCCGCCTTATAAACGAATCGGCAAAGTGCCGGAGCAACGGCTGAATGAAATACTTGATAAAATAAGTGAAAACGGGATTACCTCGCTGACAGACGATGAAAGGGATACCCTGTTGCGGGCAAGTAAACCTGAATAACAACCGATACAGTATATTATGCCGAATGGCAGGTATGGTCGTGCATTAAAAAAAATCACACCAAACCTGCCATTCGCTATTTGTAATTCGTATTTTGCCGGCTTCAAAATCACACCCCATGTCCACGCCCCTTCGTCGATTGTTGGTATGGAGTAACGGCCTGTTGGTTATATCATTGTTACTCAGTGCTTATCTGCCCTATTTCAATCCTGGTAAATACTGGATTACCGGCTTCGCCGGGATGATTTTCCCGGTTTTGTTTCCCGTTTGTTGCCTGTTTATTCCTGTATTATTATTGCTCCGGCAAAAAAGATATGCCCTGATTACAGCAGCTGGCGTACTGCTATGCCTACACGTAGCGCTGCATACCTGGGGTATTCACCTTTCGCCGAAGGATGATATTATCAAACCAGCCAACAGTGACCAGTTTACGCTGCTAACCTACAACACCAGCAGTATGGGACTGGTACAGTACCAAACAGATACGGCCAGGCGTAACGCTGTGTATAACCTGGTAAAATCTGCCGCTGCAGATATTGTATGTATGCAGGAATTCTACACCAACGATAAACCAGACCTGACGCATAACCTGGACAGTATCCGCCTGGCAGGCCCCTACCCTTACCATTATTTCACGTGCGACCGGATTCACTGGGAAAGCTGGTATTATGGTATCATCCTGTTTTCCCGTTTTCCTATTCTATCCGCCAAAGCGATCCCCTGTAGCAAAAAAAAGCACGCCGGCAGCGGCGACAGTTTCCTGCAGGCAGATGTATTGGTGAATACGGATACCGTCCGCATTTTCAGCGTGCAACTGACTTCGTATATGTTCAAGGGTGAGGACTACAGCAATATGCAGAGCGGTGGCAGCAGAAGCCTGCTTTCCAAAATGCGGCATACCTTCCACGAAAGGTCGGCACAGGCCAGGCACCTGGCATCTCTGGTAGCAGCCAGTCCATATCCGGTGATTGTTTGCGGCGATTTTAATGACACACCGGTATCCTATACCTACCGGACAATCCGGCCCGGGTTACAGGACGCATTTCTGGAAACCGGCCGGGGCTGGGGCCGTACCCTTTCTTTCCTGTCGCCTTCCTTACGGATTGATTACCTCTTACCCCAGGATCGGTTTAACATCCACGGCAGCAAGGTTTTTCACATTCCGTTTTCAGAGCATTTCCCCTTTATGGCCCGTCTGTCATTGAAAAAACATTAACTTTATTCATTCAACAAAGTGCGAACCCGGTGCGATTTTTAAGACTATTTACGAAGGGATTTTTTGTGACCATCAACTTCGCCGTGGTGTTACTTTTCCTGGCAGCCTGCCTGGCGCCTTATATTTCGCCGGCATGGTTCTGGCCAATCAGTTTTATCACGCTGGCTTTCCCGTTTTTACTGGGATTACTGGTGATATTTCTGATTGGCTGGCTGTTCTTTAATTACCGGTATGCTTTTCTGTCGCTGATTGCCATATTCCTGGGCTGGAAATCGATCAGCGCATTTGTGGCGCTGAATATCACTGGTGGCAACAAAGTACCGCCGGCAGCACAACCCGGACTAACGGTGATGAGCTATAATGTAAGCCAGTTTGGGCTTTACCGGGAACGAGACAGTAAATACAACCGGCTGGCCATGTTTGCTTTGATCAAAAAACAGGAGTTGGATATTGCCTGCTTCCAGGATTTTTATACTTCTGAGAAAAAAAATGATTTCAATAACCGGGAAGATATTTCCCGGGAGATGAAACTGCCTTATCGCTTTTTTTCCAGCGATTTTAACCGGAACGGGATGCAGCATTGGGGTTCTATCATCTACTCCCGTTATCCGATCATTGCTGCAGATAAAGTAAAAATGAGCGTAGGTCCCCGGAGTGAAAGCCTGATTTATGCCGATATTGTAAAAGGAACGGATACCATCCGTATTGTAAATATGCACCTGGAGTCTTACCGCTTCAACGCCAAAGACTACAATGCCATACAAAAAATCAAAAACCAGGAAGATACCGGGCTGGTAGCCACCAAAAGTATTGTGCAGAAAATGCGGGAAGCGTATATCCGCCGCAGCCAACAAGCCGATATTGTAGGTGGATTTATCAAACAAAGCCCTTATCCGGTGATCGTTTGCGGAGATTTTAACGACACCCCCGCTTCCTATACCTACTTTACCATCAAAGGCGATCTGCAGGATGCCTTTTTGCAAAAAGGATTGGGGATTGGCCGTACCTTTAACGGCCTGGCGCCTACACTGCGGATTGACTATGTTTTTGCCAGTGCTGACTTTAAAATCAACAGTTTCCGGAAAATTATCTCCGACCTGTCAGATCATTATCCTGTAATTGCCAACCTTAGCCTGATAGGCAGCGGACAGGCAACAGTAGAAGTAAATAAATAACTGTAATCATTATGAAAATGTATAATTTATTGAGGACTGACCGATGTTGTTGCGGCACATTTGACTTCCCACTAAAACAATTTTTATCTTTGCCATCCACCAATAAAAATAAGATGTCTGAACGCCCGGCCGGATGACATCTGTAAAAACAGCATATGTCAGAACTCAGGATATACAATTCATTACACCGTCAGAAAGAAGTATTTACCCCGCTGCATCCCGGCCACGTAGGCATGTATGTATGCGGACCCACAGTATCAGGGGAATCCCACCTCGGCCACGCCCGCCCCTATATCACCTTTGATGTGGTATTCCGTTACTTAAAATACCTTGGCTATAAAGTACGTTACGTACGCAACATCACCGACGCCGGCCACTTTGAAGAAGAAGGACGTGCGGCGGAAGATAAAATCTCCAAATTCGCCATCCTCGAAAAGCTGGAACCCATGGAGCTGGTGCAGAAATACACCAACCTCTATCACTGGGCCATGTTACAATTCGGATGTCTCGAACCAAGCATAGAACCTACCGCCACTGGCCATATCATTGAGCAGATTGAGATGATCAAAAAGATCATAGAGAAAGGTTATGCCTACGAAGTAGACGGCAGTGTATATTTTGATGTAAAAAAATATGCCGCCAACTACGAATATGGCATCCTGAGTGGCCGTGTACTGGAAGATATGCTGGAAACCACCCGTGAACTGGAAGGCCAGGACGACAAACATAACAAAGCCGATTTTGCCCTGTGGAAAAAGGCACCACCAGAGCATATCATGCGCTGGCCAAGCCCCTGGGGCGAAGGTTTCCCCGGATGGCACATTGAATGTTCTGCCATGAGCGCCAAATACCTGGGTACCCAGTTCGATATCCATGGCGGCGGAATGGACCTGCAGTTTCCACACCATGAGTGCGAAATCGCCCAAAGTGAAATTGCCCACGGCGATATGATGGCCCGTTACTGGATGCATAATAACATGATTACCATCAATGGTCGTAAAATGGGTAAAGCCTATGGCAATACCATTAAGCTGACGGAAATGTTTACCGGTGAGAATAACCAGCTGGACAAACCGTATAGCCCGATGACCATCCGTTTCTTTGTATTGCAAACGCATTACCGGGGTACACTGGACTTCTCCAATGAGGCGCTTCAGGCGGCGGAAAAA
Coding sequences within:
- the rlmD gene encoding 23S rRNA (uracil(1939)-C(5))-methyltransferase RlmD; this translates as MRKKNVVLEKVPVTAYAAEGKALARQDGKVIFIEGGVVPGDVVDVRLHKNKKDWAEGKVVNFHVYSDKRVAPFCHHFGTCGGCKWQMMPYSLQLEYKQQQVADHLQRIGKLVLPAMDNILGSAHTEHYRNKLEFTFSNKAYLTNEEIRENNGEIPVKPALGFHVPKLFDKVLDINTCYLMQEPVNLIRNTIRDYAIAHDLTFYDIRQQEGWLRNLVVRLCTTGEIMVNLVIHHEDKANRIALLDHLLQTVPAITTIVYTINPKKNDSIFDLEPVTYFGKGYAEEKLEDFVFKIGPKSFFQTNTYQGEVLYKVTRDFAGLTGSEIVYDLYCGTGSIGIFVSRNARKVVGIELIKEAIDDAKENAARNNVTNAEFFAGDVVDICDDAFFAHHGQPDVIITDPPRAGMHEKLVNKLLEIAAPKIVYVSCNPATQARDLALLDALYTVEKVQPVDMFPHTHHIENVVLLKKRANN
- a CDS encoding rhomboid family intramembrane serine protease, whose translation is MSNYRPGGFHFSLPLVIKNLMIINGLVWLIQMTLLHRYGYDMNDHFALHYWGSSAFRPYQFITHFFMHSTSNPWHLIMNMLILWISGATLENHWGPKRFLVFYLICGLGAALCYMGVLTYENITLTKYANAFLHDPTYSNFVALDNKFSLSDGSTSLSGLKDVLSHDPNNDAAIGIAKVYVQQYVHQYSNTVVVGASGAIYGILFAFGYLFPNNIVFYSFFFPVKAKFFAGFMIISEIWAGIQNAPDDNVAHFAHLGGVLFAYLLIKAWNRTHRKDFS
- the cysS gene encoding cysteine--tRNA ligase, yielding MSELRIYNSLHRQKEVFTPLHPGHVGMYVCGPTVSGESHLGHARPYITFDVVFRYLKYLGYKVRYVRNITDAGHFEEEGRAAEDKISKFAILEKLEPMELVQKYTNLYHWAMLQFGCLEPSIEPTATGHIIEQIEMIKKIIEKGYAYEVDGSVYFDVKKYAANYEYGILSGRVLEDMLETTRELEGQDDKHNKADFALWKKAPPEHIMRWPSPWGEGFPGWHIECSAMSAKYLGTQFDIHGGGMDLQFPHHECEIAQSEIAHGDMMARYWMHNNMITINGRKMGKAYGNTIKLTEMFTGENNQLDKPYSPMTIRFFVLQTHYRGTLDFSNEALQAAEKGLQRLWAAFDTLQKLTYSTNGQPVNEELDKQVRNWCLECPEYMNDDINTAKVLANLFELTPVINSLKSGQIKMHEISEDTFQLLQQTWKTYLIDILGLQQEAIAGEDNKLDGVLQMLIEMRKEAKSRKDYAASDKIRNELLAVGIQLKDEKDGTVSYSVL
- a CDS encoding rhomboid family intramembrane serine protease; translated protein: MHALEKEKLPRLSLGEGRNMVTQLLVVNLTVFIFLFFTLVIYKMEQVGEPRFYQDIMTWLRLPGSLSLFLSRPWTLVTSLFTHMGVWLVFSNMVWLWCFGTFMQHLAGYQRILPLYLFGGICGNLFYLAAMQLIPGFHAQAANAHTMGAAGSIMALAIGVTTVAPRFRIFPLMAGGIALWVITLVFTGLAIGTLLSSSNGITQLPILAGGALAGWIYMQQWKKGNDWGAGFNRIVFKLTHVFHPAAQRVDPEDIKKNLQSDSPLPPYKRIGKVPEQRLNEILDKISENGITSLTDDERDTLLRASKPE
- a CDS encoding endonuclease/exonuclease/phosphatase family protein codes for the protein MSTPLRRLLVWSNGLLVISLLLSAYLPYFNPGKYWITGFAGMIFPVLFPVCCLFIPVLLLLRQKRYALITAAGVLLCLHVALHTWGIHLSPKDDIIKPANSDQFTLLTYNTSSMGLVQYQTDTARRNAVYNLVKSAAADIVCMQEFYTNDKPDLTHNLDSIRLAGPYPYHYFTCDRIHWESWYYGIILFSRFPILSAKAIPCSKKKHAGSGDSFLQADVLVNTDTVRIFSVQLTSYMFKGEDYSNMQSGGSRSLLSKMRHTFHERSAQARHLASLVAASPYPVIVCGDFNDTPVSYTYRTIRPGLQDAFLETGRGWGRTLSFLSPSLRIDYLLPQDRFNIHGSKVFHIPFSEHFPFMARLSLKKH
- a CDS encoding endonuclease/exonuclease/phosphatase family protein, whose protein sequence is MRFLRLFTKGFFVTINFAVVLLFLAACLAPYISPAWFWPISFITLAFPFLLGLLVIFLIGWLFFNYRYAFLSLIAIFLGWKSISAFVALNITGGNKVPPAAQPGLTVMSYNVSQFGLYRERDSKYNRLAMFALIKKQELDIACFQDFYTSEKKNDFNNREDISREMKLPYRFFSSDFNRNGMQHWGSIIYSRYPIIAADKVKMSVGPRSESLIYADIVKGTDTIRIVNMHLESYRFNAKDYNAIQKIKNQEDTGLVATKSIVQKMREAYIRRSQQADIVGGFIKQSPYPVIVCGDFNDTPASYTYFTIKGDLQDAFLQKGLGIGRTFNGLAPTLRIDYVFASADFKINSFRKIISDLSDHYPVIANLSLIGSGQATVEVNK